A genomic region of Lycorma delicatula isolate Av1 chromosome 4, ASM4794821v1, whole genome shotgun sequence contains the following coding sequences:
- the LOC142324261 gene encoding mitogen-activated protein kinase 1 isoform X3: MKDVYIVQCLMETDLYKLLKTQRLSNDHICYFLYQILRGLKYIHSANVLHRDLKPSNLLLNTTCDLKICDFGLARVADPDHDHTGFLTEYVATRWYRAPEIMLNSKGYTKSIDIWSVGCILAEMLSNRPIFPGKHYLDQLNHILGVLGSPSSEDLECIINDKARSYLQSLPFKPKVPWTKLFPNADPKALDLLDKMLTFNPHKRIGVEDALAHPYLEQYYDPADEPVAEEPFRFSMELDDLPKETLKKYIFEETAIFKQKDPNI, encoded by the exons ATGAAAGATGTGTACATTGTACAGTGTCTCATGGAAACAGACCTTTATAAATTACTGAAGACacag AGACTCAGTAATGATCACATCTGCTATTTCCTTTATCAAATACTACGGGGTTTGAAATATATTCATTCAGCAAATGTACTTCACAGAGACCTGAAACCTAGTAATTTACTTCTTAATACGACTTGTGACCTCAAG atttgtgATTTTGGTTTGGCGAGGGTAGCTGATCCTGATCATGATCACACAGGATTTTTGACAGAGTATGTTGCTACACGATGGTACAGAGCACCTGAAATAATGTTGAATTCAAAG GGTTATACAAAATCAATTGATATCTGGTCAGTTGGATGTATATTGGCTGAAATGTTATCTAACAGGCCAATATTCCCTGGTAAACATTATTTGGATCAATTGAATCATATTCTTGGAGTTCTTGGCTCACCATCATCTGAAGATTTGGAATGCATTATTAATGACAAG gcaAGGAGCTACTTACAGTCTTTACCATTTAAACCAAAAGTACCATGGACAAAACTTTTtcctaatgcagatcctaaagcACTGGATCTACTTGATAAGATGTTGACATTTAATCCTCATAAACGTATTGGAGTCGAAGATGCTTTAGCACATCCTTATTTAGAACAGTACTATGACCCTGCAGAtgag cCTGTAGCTGAAGAACCATTTCGGTTTTCTATGGAACTGGATGATCTGCCCAAAGaaactttaaagaaatatatatttgaagaaaCAGCGATATTTAAACAAAAGGATCCAAATATCTAG